The following are from one region of the Nocardia terpenica genome:
- a CDS encoding TetR/AcrR family transcriptional regulator produces the protein MSTLVGGTVTLCDDSLVIVSRVERGTTVAKLARLLPLVRGATPEDGDRAGVLDAALLAFLDFGIKRTSMVEVARRGGLSLATLYRRFANKSDLIQAVGLRQARQFIDKADATVQRQIDRDASAEDQIVELFVAFLDGLRGNRLLDRLLKTEPETVLPYLTVQGAPVIELGRDYLAEFIARLQREGKLPQYDPLPLAEMIARTALSMALTPQTVIPLGDDAAVRQFAREHVVPGFRLL, from the coding sequence GTGTCAACGCTCGTCGGCGGTACCGTGACCCTGTGCGATGATTCCCTTGTCATCGTTTCGCGCGTCGAGAGGGGGACCACCGTGGCCAAGCTGGCCAGACTGTTGCCGCTGGTACGGGGCGCGACGCCGGAGGACGGCGACCGGGCCGGGGTGCTCGACGCCGCGCTGCTGGCCTTCCTGGACTTCGGGATCAAGCGCACCAGCATGGTGGAGGTGGCGCGCCGCGGCGGGCTGTCGCTGGCCACGCTGTACCGGCGCTTCGCGAACAAGTCCGATCTCATCCAGGCCGTCGGGCTGCGGCAGGCGCGGCAGTTCATCGACAAGGCGGATGCCACCGTGCAGCGGCAGATCGACCGCGACGCCAGCGCCGAGGACCAGATCGTGGAGCTGTTCGTCGCATTCCTCGACGGGCTGCGCGGCAATCGCCTGCTGGACCGGCTGCTGAAGACCGAGCCGGAGACGGTGCTGCCGTACCTCACCGTGCAGGGTGCGCCGGTCATCGAGCTCGGCCGCGACTACCTGGCCGAGTTCATCGCCCGGTTGCAGCGCGAAGGCAAACTGCCGCAATACGATCCGCTGCCGCTGGCCGAAATGATCGCCCGCACGGCGCTTTCCATGGCGCTCACGCCGCAGACCGTGATTCCGCTCGGCGACGACGCCGCCGTGCGGCAATTCGCCCGCGAGCACGTGGTTCCCGGATTCCGGCTGCTGTAG
- a CDS encoding PPOX class F420-dependent oxidoreductase codes for MIATLSPAHIAYLGTQRLGRLATIRPDGTPQNNPVGFRYNEALGTIDIAGHNLGASQKFRNLAKHEHVAFVVDDIASTDPWEVRCLEIRGTAQALREVETFAAGASPELIRITPERVLAFGI; via the coding sequence ATGATCGCAACGCTGTCGCCCGCCCACATCGCGTACCTCGGCACCCAGCGGCTGGGTCGGCTCGCGACCATTCGCCCGGACGGGACGCCGCAGAACAATCCCGTCGGCTTCCGCTACAACGAGGCCCTGGGCACCATCGACATCGCCGGGCACAACCTCGGCGCGTCGCAGAAGTTCCGGAACCTGGCCAAGCACGAGCACGTCGCCTTCGTGGTCGACGACATCGCGTCGACCGACCCGTGGGAGGTGCGCTGCCTCGAAATTCGCGGCACCGCACAGGCTCTGCGCGAGGTGGAGACATTCGCCGCCGGGGCTTCCCCGGAACTCATCCGGATCACGCCGGAACGGGTGCTGGCCTTCGGGATCTGA
- a CDS encoding bifunctional FO biosynthesis protein CofGH, whose translation MIEGVTELPNPGIPPTPPTASAMRRALRRARDGVTLNVDEATVLLHARGADLVELSRSAARVRDAAVESAGRSKTITYSKNVFIPLTKLCRDRCHYCTFVTVPGKLRAEGKGMYLEPDEVLDIARRGAALGCKEALFTLGDRPEDRWPEAAQWLDERGYDSTLDYLRAVSIMVLEETGLLPHINPGVMSWEEISRLKPVSQSMGLMLETTATRLFTEKGNCHFGSPDKDPAVRLRAITDAGRQSVPFTTGILVGIGETLPERAESIMAIRKQHKAFGHIQEVIVQNFRAKDDTAMRDIPDADIEEFLATVAVSRLVLPPDVAVQAPPNLVSQEECRALIEAGIDDWGGVSPVTPDHVNPERPWPNLDTLREMTEAAGYQLAERTSAHPRYVRAGSPWVDPRIGAHVAALSDPRTGLADPDALPQGLPWQEPDEQWESTGRVDLHTAIDSDGRNTEARSDSGLGNDVLGAFGDWETIREQVRELATAAPERFDSDVLSALRAAERDPAGLSDDQYLALATADGPALDAIAALADQLRRDTVGDDVTYIVNRNINFTNICYTGCRFCAFAQRKGDADAFTLSSDEVGDRAWEAYVEGATEICMQGGIDPELPVTGYADLVRAIKKRVPSMHVHAFSPMEIVNGASRGGQSVHDWLSALKEAGLDTIPGTAAEILDDEVRWVLTKGKLPTSAWIGVITTAHKLGIRSSSTMMYGHVDNPKHWVGHLRVLRGIQDETGGFTEFVLLPFVHQSAPLYLAGASRPGPTIRDNRAAHALARIMLHGRIANIQTSWVKLGIRGTQVMLNGGANDLGGTLMEETISRMAGSEHGSAKTVAELSEIAEGIGRPVRERTTTYGVPRGKFSALPLSVG comes from the coding sequence ATGATCGAGGGTGTGACGGAGCTACCGAACCCTGGCATCCCGCCCACGCCGCCTACCGCCTCGGCCATGCGCCGGGCGCTGCGACGGGCCCGTGACGGAGTGACCCTGAATGTCGACGAGGCGACCGTGCTGCTCCACGCGCGCGGTGCGGATCTGGTCGAGCTGAGTCGCAGTGCTGCCCGGGTGCGCGACGCGGCCGTGGAATCGGCGGGTCGGTCCAAGACCATTACCTATTCCAAGAACGTTTTCATCCCGCTGACGAAGTTGTGTCGCGACCGTTGCCACTACTGCACGTTCGTGACGGTGCCCGGCAAGCTGCGCGCCGAGGGCAAGGGCATGTACCTGGAGCCCGACGAGGTGCTCGACATCGCCCGCCGCGGCGCGGCGCTGGGATGCAAGGAGGCCCTGTTCACCCTGGGCGACCGCCCCGAGGACCGCTGGCCCGAGGCCGCGCAGTGGCTCGACGAGCGCGGCTACGACTCCACGCTGGACTACCTGCGCGCCGTCTCGATCATGGTGCTGGAGGAGACGGGCCTGCTGCCGCACATCAATCCCGGCGTCATGTCGTGGGAGGAGATCTCGCGGCTCAAGCCCGTGTCCCAGTCCATGGGCCTGATGCTGGAGACCACCGCGACCCGGCTGTTCACCGAGAAGGGCAACTGCCACTTCGGAAGTCCGGACAAGGATCCGGCGGTGCGGTTGCGCGCGATCACCGACGCCGGACGGCAGTCGGTGCCCTTCACCACCGGCATCCTGGTGGGCATCGGCGAGACGCTGCCCGAGCGCGCCGAGTCCATCATGGCAATCCGCAAGCAGCACAAGGCTTTCGGTCATATCCAGGAAGTCATCGTGCAGAACTTCCGGGCCAAGGACGACACCGCCATGCGGGACATCCCGGATGCCGACATAGAGGAATTCCTGGCCACCGTCGCGGTCAGCCGGTTGGTGCTGCCGCCGGACGTCGCGGTGCAGGCGCCGCCGAATCTGGTGTCGCAGGAGGAATGTCGCGCGCTGATCGAGGCGGGCATCGACGACTGGGGCGGGGTGTCCCCGGTCACCCCCGACCACGTGAATCCGGAACGGCCGTGGCCGAACCTGGACACCCTGCGCGAGATGACCGAGGCGGCGGGATACCAACTGGCCGAACGCACCTCGGCGCATCCGCGCTACGTGCGCGCCGGGAGCCCCTGGGTGGACCCGCGCATCGGCGCGCACGTCGCCGCGCTCAGCGATCCGCGCACCGGCCTGGCCGACCCGGACGCGCTCCCGCAGGGCCTGCCCTGGCAGGAGCCCGACGAGCAGTGGGAGTCGACCGGCCGGGTCGACCTGCACACCGCGATCGACAGCGACGGCCGAAACACCGAGGCGCGCAGCGACTCCGGGCTCGGCAACGACGTGCTGGGCGCGTTCGGCGACTGGGAGACCATCCGCGAGCAGGTGCGCGAGCTGGCCACCGCCGCGCCGGAGCGTTTCGATTCCGACGTCCTGTCGGCCCTGCGCGCCGCCGAGCGCGACCCCGCGGGCCTGTCCGACGATCAGTACCTGGCCCTGGCCACCGCCGACGGCCCGGCGCTGGACGCCATCGCCGCGCTCGCCGATCAGCTGCGCCGCGACACCGTCGGCGACGACGTCACCTACATCGTCAACCGCAATATCAACTTCACCAACATCTGCTACACCGGCTGCCGCTTCTGCGCCTTCGCCCAGCGCAAGGGCGACGCCGACGCCTTCACGCTGAGCTCCGACGAGGTCGGCGACCGCGCCTGGGAGGCGTACGTCGAGGGCGCCACCGAGATCTGCATGCAGGGCGGCATCGACCCGGAGTTACCGGTCACCGGGTACGCCGACCTGGTCCGGGCGATCAAGAAGCGGGTGCCGTCCATGCACGTGCACGCGTTCAGCCCGATGGAGATCGTCAACGGCGCCTCGCGCGGCGGCCAGAGCGTGCACGACTGGCTGTCGGCGCTGAAAGAGGCGGGCCTGGACACGATTCCGGGCACGGCGGCCGAGATCCTCGACGACGAGGTGCGCTGGGTCCTCACCAAGGGCAAGCTGCCCACCTCGGCCTGGATCGGCGTCATCACCACCGCGCACAAGCTCGGCATCCGCTCCAGCTCCACGATGATGTACGGGCACGTCGACAACCCGAAGCACTGGGTCGGGCACCTGCGGGTGCTGCGCGGCATCCAGGACGAGACCGGCGGCTTCACCGAATTCGTGCTGCTGCCGTTCGTGCACCAGAGCGCCCCGCTGTATCTGGCGGGAGCCTCGCGCCCGGGCCCGACGATTCGTGACAACCGCGCCGCACACGCGCTGGCGCGCATCATGCTGCACGGCCGCATTGCCAATATCCAGACCAGCTGGGTCAAGCTGGGCATCCGGGGCACGCAGGTGATGCTCAACGGCGGCGCCAACGACCTCGGTGGCACGCTGATGGAGGAAACCATCTCCCGCATGGCCGGTTCCGAGCACGGTTCGGCGAAAACCGTTGCCGAGCTGTCCGAGATCGCCGAGGGCATCGGCCGTCCGGTGCGCGAACGCACCACCACGTACGGCGTTCCGCGCGGTAAATTCTCGGCACTGCCGCTGTCCGTGGGATGA
- the fdxA gene encoding ferredoxin: MPYIIAEPCVDVKDKACIEECPVDCIYEGGRMLYIHPDECVDCGACEPVCPVEAIFYEDDTPDQWSGYVNANVDFFDDLGSPGGATKVGKVDFDPPFIAALPPMASE, encoded by the coding sequence GTGCCGTACATCATCGCTGAACCGTGCGTTGACGTGAAGGACAAGGCGTGCATCGAGGAATGCCCCGTGGACTGCATCTACGAGGGCGGCCGCATGCTGTATATCCATCCGGACGAGTGCGTGGACTGTGGTGCATGTGAACCCGTGTGTCCGGTGGAGGCGATCTTCTACGAGGACGACACCCCCGATCAGTGGAGCGGCTACGTCAACGCCAACGTCGACTTCTTCGACGACCTGGGTTCGCCCGGCGGCGCCACCAAGGTGGGCAAGGTCGACTTCGACCCGCCGTTCATCGCCGCCCTGCCCCCGATGGCGAGCGAGTAG
- a CDS encoding oxygenase MpaB family protein — MTEPLRATVHESSSGERDFDVTRYLDGAAAFFGAAANVVMQLSAPPVGYGVIESDMDSGKIMLHPVKRTRTTLTYLAVATLGSADERAAYRAAVNWAHRTVHSGPSSPVRYNAFDPRLQLWVAACLYWGARDLHERMHGPMRPADADAFYRHAERLGTTLQMPPELWPPDRAAFDRYWAANLARTTIDAPVRAYFEELIDLKMFPLPIRLVLGRFHRFVTTGLLPAHLRDQMGLAWSDRDDRRLALLLRAAGAVEARMPKPVKMFPINACMVDMRLRRRLGLRLV, encoded by the coding sequence ATGACCGAGCCGCTGCGGGCGACCGTGCACGAATCTTCCTCCGGGGAGCGGGATTTCGATGTCACGCGGTATCTGGACGGGGCCGCGGCGTTCTTCGGGGCCGCGGCCAATGTCGTCATGCAGCTGAGTGCGCCGCCGGTCGGGTACGGCGTCATCGAGAGCGACATGGACAGCGGCAAGATCATGCTGCATCCGGTCAAGCGCACCCGCACCACCCTCACCTACCTGGCGGTGGCCACCCTGGGCAGTGCGGACGAGCGGGCCGCCTACCGCGCGGCGGTGAACTGGGCGCACCGTACCGTCCACTCCGGCCCGTCCAGCCCGGTGCGCTACAACGCCTTCGATCCCCGGCTCCAGCTCTGGGTGGCCGCCTGCCTGTACTGGGGCGCGCGCGACCTGCACGAGCGCATGCACGGCCCGATGCGCCCGGCCGACGCGGACGCCTTCTACCGGCACGCCGAACGGCTCGGCACCACCCTGCAGATGCCGCCGGAGCTGTGGCCGCCCGACCGCGCCGCCTTCGACCGCTACTGGGCCGCGAACCTGGCGCGCACGACCATCGATGCCCCGGTGCGCGCCTACTTCGAGGAGCTGATCGATCTGAAGATGTTCCCGCTCCCGATTCGATTGGTACTCGGGCGATTTCACCGCTTCGTGACGACCGGGCTGCTCCCGGCGCACCTGCGCGACCAGATGGGCCTGGCGTGGTCGGACCGCGACGATCGGCGGCTCGCGCTGCTGCTGCGCGCGGCGGGCGCGGTCGAGGCGCGAATGCCCAAGCCGGTCAAGATGTTTCCGATCAACGCCTGCATGGTCGACATGCGCCTGCGCCGCCGCCTGGGCCTGCGGCTGGTCTGA
- the dapC gene encoding succinyldiaminopimelate transaminase: MSVRGPVSSLLPDFPWDTIASAKARAAEHPDGIVDLSVGTPVDPVDPLIREALASVAEVPGYPATHGTPELREAAVAALARRYGITGVEPAAVLPAIGTKELIAGLPRLLGLGAADLVVIPEVAYPTYEVGALLAGARIARADGLTQLGPQSPALIFLNSPSNPTGRVLGVDHLRKVVAFARERGAIVASDECYLGLAWDEPAVSILDPRVCDGDHTGLLAIHSLSKTSNLAGYRAGFVTGDPALVRELLAVRKHSGMIMPFPVQAAMTAALRDDAHEARQRDRYRARREVLRKALQDAGFRIDNSQAGLYLWSTRGENGRTTLDWLAARGILAAPGDFYGPTGTAHVRIALTATDERIAAAAKRLTAD; this comes from the coding sequence TTGTCCGTGCGTGGTCCAGTCAGTAGCCTGCTGCCCGACTTCCCTTGGGACACCATCGCTTCCGCGAAGGCCCGAGCGGCCGAGCATCCCGACGGCATCGTCGACCTGTCGGTGGGGACGCCGGTCGATCCGGTCGATCCGCTGATCCGGGAGGCACTGGCGTCGGTGGCGGAGGTGCCCGGCTATCCCGCCACGCACGGCACACCCGAGCTGCGCGAGGCCGCGGTGGCGGCGCTCGCGCGGCGCTACGGGATCACCGGCGTCGAGCCCGCCGCGGTGCTGCCCGCGATCGGCACCAAGGAGCTGATCGCGGGGCTGCCGCGGCTACTGGGCCTGGGCGCCGCCGATCTCGTGGTGATTCCCGAGGTGGCGTACCCGACCTACGAGGTGGGTGCGCTGCTGGCGGGCGCCCGCATCGCGCGGGCCGACGGTCTCACCCAGCTGGGCCCGCAGTCGCCCGCGCTGATCTTCCTGAACTCGCCGTCGAATCCGACCGGCCGGGTGCTGGGCGTGGATCACCTGCGCAAGGTGGTCGCCTTCGCCCGCGAGCGCGGCGCGATCGTGGCCTCCGACGAGTGCTATCTGGGCCTGGCCTGGGACGAGCCCGCGGTGTCCATCCTCGACCCGCGGGTCTGCGACGGCGACCACACCGGCCTGCTGGCCATCCACTCGCTGTCCAAGACCTCGAATCTGGCCGGGTACCGGGCCGGGTTCGTGACCGGTGATCCGGCGCTGGTGCGCGAGCTGCTGGCGGTGCGCAAGCACTCCGGCATGATCATGCCGTTCCCGGTGCAGGCCGCCATGACCGCCGCGCTCCGCGACGACGCGCACGAGGCCCGCCAGCGCGACCGCTACCGCGCCCGCCGCGAGGTGCTGCGAAAGGCATTGCAGGACGCCGGTTTCCGCATCGACAACTCCCAGGCGGGCCTGTACCTGTGGTCCACCCGCGGCGAGAACGGCCGCACCACCCTGGACTGGCTCGCCGCCCGCGGCATCCTCGCCGCCCCCGGCGACTTCTACGGCCCCACCGGCACCGCCCACGTCCGCATAGCCCTCACCGCCACCGACGAACGCATCGCCGCCGCCGCCAAACGCCTCACGGCCGACTGA
- a CDS encoding oxygenase MpaB family protein: protein MTAALPATAQEPHLPAPELTPATVRAHLDGIAAFLGGAANVVMQLSHPPIGYGVLESPVDSGKVTLHPIKRLRTTLTYISVALLGDDEDRRVYREAVNLSHRPVRSNPSSPVKYNAFDPKLQLWVAACLYWGIDDLYTRMHGPMEPEVAEAFYRYAARLGTTLQMRPELWPRDRAAFEQYWSENLALRSIDEPVRQYFNDLIDLKALSFWVRLPLRRIHRFGVIALLPPPLREQMHMTWSARDERVYTAILRAVSFVWTRLPEPLRLFPFNYLLLDMRLRKRFGRPLV, encoded by the coding sequence ATGACTGCCGCCCTTCCCGCGACCGCGCAGGAGCCGCACCTACCCGCGCCGGAACTGACTCCCGCCACCGTCCGTGCGCACCTCGACGGCATCGCCGCCTTCCTGGGCGGCGCCGCGAATGTCGTCATGCAGCTCAGTCACCCGCCGATCGGTTACGGCGTGCTGGAGAGTCCCGTCGACAGCGGCAAGGTCACGCTGCATCCGATCAAGCGGCTGCGCACCACGCTCACCTACATTTCCGTCGCGCTGCTCGGCGACGACGAGGATCGCCGGGTGTATCGGGAGGCGGTGAACCTCTCGCACCGGCCGGTGCGGTCGAACCCGTCCAGCCCGGTGAAATACAACGCCTTCGACCCGAAACTCCAACTGTGGGTGGCGGCCTGCCTGTACTGGGGCATCGACGACCTCTACACGCGCATGCACGGCCCGATGGAACCCGAAGTGGCCGAGGCGTTCTACCGCTACGCCGCGCGGCTGGGCACCACCCTGCAGATGCGGCCGGAGCTGTGGCCGCGGGATCGAGCGGCGTTCGAGCAATACTGGTCGGAGAATCTGGCCCTGCGTTCCATCGACGAACCGGTGCGGCAGTACTTCAACGACCTCATCGACCTGAAGGCACTCTCGTTCTGGGTGCGGCTGCCGCTCAGGAGGATTCACCGCTTCGGGGTGATCGCCCTGCTGCCGCCGCCGCTGCGCGAGCAGATGCACATGACCTGGAGCGCCCGCGACGAACGCGTCTACACCGCCATCCTGCGGGCGGTGTCGTTCGTGTGGACCCGGCTTCCGGAGCCGCTGCGGCTGTTCCCGTTCAACTATCTGCTGCTGGATATGCGGCTGCGCAAGCGATTCGGGCGACCGCTGGTCTAG
- a CDS encoding acyl-CoA synthetase, protein MSSYGSLPLLRSLHPGAVAAGADIADAVTIDGETLSRSDLVGGGTSVAERVAGLDRVAVLARPTATTVLAVLGCLIAGVTVVPVPPDSGAAELEHILGDSGARAWLGEAPAGTTLPVVPVRKHARSWHTYPEPGAHTTAFVVYTSGTTGAPKGVMLSRGAIAAGLDALAQAWDWTANDVLVHGLPLFHVHGLILGVLGPLRVGSPLVHTGRPTPAAYAAAKGTLYFGVPTVWSRVAEDPTAARELANARLLVSGSAPLPVPVFEKLRELTGHAPVERYGMTETLITLSTRADGERRPGWVGLPVAGVESRIVDEAGRPVPHDGESIGGLQVRGPMLFDGYLNRPDATAACRTEDGWFMTGDVAAIDPEGFHRIVGRESVDLIKSGGYRIGAGEIETALLGHPAVAEVAVVGVPDDDLGQRIVAFVVPRGEPAESVGTELIEHVAQQLSVHKRPREVRLLDALPRNAMGKVQKKLLG, encoded by the coding sequence GTGTCGTCTTACGGGTCGTTGCCGCTGTTGAGGTCGTTGCATCCGGGTGCCGTTGCGGCGGGGGCGGATATTGCGGATGCGGTCACCATTGACGGGGAGACGCTGTCGCGCAGTGATCTGGTCGGTGGGGGGACCTCGGTGGCCGAGCGGGTCGCGGGGTTGGATCGGGTCGCGGTGCTGGCGCGGCCGACGGCCACCACCGTGCTGGCCGTGCTCGGCTGTCTGATCGCGGGGGTGACCGTGGTGCCGGTGCCGCCGGATTCGGGCGCCGCCGAACTCGAGCACATTCTCGGCGATTCGGGCGCGCGGGCGTGGCTGGGCGAGGCCCCGGCGGGGACGACGCTGCCGGTGGTGCCGGTGCGCAAACACGCCCGCTCCTGGCACACCTATCCCGAACCGGGCGCGCACACAACGGCTTTCGTGGTCTACACCTCCGGCACCACCGGCGCGCCGAAGGGCGTGATGCTCAGCCGCGGCGCCATCGCCGCCGGGCTGGACGCCCTCGCGCAGGCCTGGGACTGGACCGCGAACGACGTTCTGGTGCACGGACTTCCGCTGTTTCACGTGCACGGCCTGATCCTCGGCGTGCTGGGTCCGCTGCGGGTGGGCAGCCCCCTCGTGCACACCGGCAGGCCGACCCCGGCGGCCTACGCGGCGGCCAAGGGCACGTTGTACTTCGGGGTGCCGACCGTGTGGTCGCGCGTCGCCGAAGATCCCACCGCCGCACGGGAATTGGCCAACGCCCGGCTGCTGGTCTCGGGTAGCGCGCCGCTGCCGGTGCCGGTGTTCGAGAAGCTGCGCGAGCTCACCGGCCATGCGCCAGTGGAGCGATACGGCATGACCGAGACCCTGATCACCCTGTCCACCCGCGCCGACGGCGAACGCCGCCCCGGCTGGGTCGGCCTCCCGGTCGCGGGCGTCGAGTCGCGGATCGTGGACGAGGCCGGGCGGCCGGTGCCGCACGACGGGGAGAGCATCGGTGGCCTCCAGGTGCGCGGCCCGATGCTGTTCGACGGCTACCTGAATCGGCCCGACGCCACCGCCGCGTGCCGGACCGAGGACGGCTGGTTCATGACCGGCGATGTCGCGGCGATCGATCCCGAGGGCTTCCACCGCATCGTCGGCCGCGAGTCGGTGGACCTGATCAAGTCGGGCGGCTACCGCATCGGCGCGGGCGAGATCGAGACCGCGCTGCTCGGCCACCCGGCGGTCGCCGAGGTAGCGGTGGTCGGGGTGCCCGACGACGATCTGGGGCAGCGCATCGTCGCCTTCGTGGTGCCGCGCGGGGAACCGGCGGAATCGGTCGGCACCGAGCTCATCGAGCATGTGGCGCAACAACTTTCGGTGCACAAGCGGCCCCGCGAGGTACGGTTGCTGGACGCGCTGCCGCGCAATGCCATGGGCAAGGTGCAGAAGAAGTTGCTCGGGTAG
- a CDS encoding proline dehydrogenase family protein, whose translation MNPLRPAILAAAGSSRLRRAVTRVPVSAGVARRFVAGETRAELVAAVRNLLGYGRMVSVDFLGENTTERAMADNAVTEYLALIDDLALLAPTRGDRSADPVRPVEVSVKLSALGQALGAAGPAIATANLRTLCLRAAEAGVWITVDAEDHTTTDATLAAVYELHREFPWLAVAVQTYLRRAETECRELGARGIRIRLCKGAYREPEDVAYHRHAEVDSSYLRCLDVLMRGAGYPMVATHDPEMIAAAQRMAVDNACGPGDFEFQMLYGIRTAEQRRLVETGHAVRVYVPYGSQWYSYLMRRLAERPANLGFFLRALAERN comes from the coding sequence ATGAATCCGCTGCGACCGGCGATCCTGGCGGCGGCGGGATCGTCGCGATTGCGGCGCGCCGTGACCCGCGTCCCGGTCAGCGCGGGTGTGGCGCGCCGCTTCGTGGCGGGCGAGACGCGCGCGGAACTGGTTGCGGCGGTGCGGAATCTGCTCGGCTACGGGCGGATGGTCAGCGTCGACTTCCTCGGCGAGAACACCACCGAGCGCGCCATGGCCGACAATGCCGTCACCGAATATCTGGCGCTGATCGACGATCTGGCCCTGCTGGCGCCGACCCGCGGTGACCGCTCCGCCGATCCCGTTCGGCCGGTGGAGGTTTCGGTGAAGCTGTCCGCCCTCGGTCAGGCGCTCGGCGCGGCGGGCCCGGCGATCGCCACCGCGAATCTGCGCACCCTGTGCCTGCGCGCCGCCGAGGCCGGGGTGTGGATCACCGTGGACGCCGAGGACCACACCACCACCGACGCCACCCTCGCCGCGGTGTACGAACTGCACCGCGAATTCCCGTGGTTGGCGGTCGCGGTGCAGACCTATCTGCGCCGCGCCGAGACCGAATGCCGGGAGCTGGGTGCGCGCGGCATCCGAATCCGCCTGTGCAAGGGCGCCTATCGCGAACCCGAGGACGTCGCCTACCACCGGCATGCCGAGGTCGACTCCTCGTACCTGCGCTGCCTGGACGTGCTCATGCGCGGCGCGGGCTATCCGATGGTGGCCACCCACGACCCCGAGATGATCGCGGCCGCGCAGCGGATGGCCGTCGACAATGCCTGCGGGCCGGGCGATTTCGAGTTCCAGATGCTGTACGGCATCCGCACGGCCGAACAGCGCCGGTTGGTCGAGACGGGTCATGCGGTGCGCGTGTACGTGCCCTACGGCAGCCAGTGGTACAGCTACCTGATGCGGCGGCTGGCCGAGCGGCCCGCCAATCTCGGCTTCTTCCTGCGCGCCCTCGCCGAGCGGAACTAG
- a CDS encoding S8 family serine peptidase yields the protein MRVVLQLRPAADMIAAAVDPTVRLAPSDVVSGELSGFDLDHGYEPVAVPQRMGVDAAPTYSLEPQHASVVIRGEIGDDHDRVIAALLQSGAVTGVFADPAIQPVLTCGGSPAVGSWHDVESRLHVTDLAAAGLNGTGVALAIVDTGINAAQVDKVRGGNIAIDAKRSWNPQGVAGTAGQFPVDHGSMCAFDAMIAAPSATFLDIPVLRSTRQGGSTMDGMLSDALAAYAHLRTVLTDQPQATRALVVSNSWGMFSPEWDYPVGQPGNYSDNPNHPFNVIVGSLESAGADILFAAGNCGRDCPDSRCNFPNKPITGANSHPDVLSIGGVDINDQRVGYSSQGPGRLADRKPDVCTYTHYLGSTVFGATDPDTGTSAACPTAAGLIAAFRTKYSAIAVPPAKLRSIVQQTAKHHGTTDFDYDYGYGVAEAAGILGQLRQAGVRA from the coding sequence ATGCGAGTAGTGCTCCAGCTCCGGCCGGCAGCCGACATGATCGCCGCTGCCGTCGACCCCACCGTCCGTCTCGCCCCCTCCGACGTCGTTTCCGGAGAGCTGTCCGGATTCGATCTCGACCACGGCTACGAGCCGGTCGCCGTGCCGCAGCGCATGGGAGTCGACGCCGCACCGACGTATTCACTGGAACCGCAGCATGCTTCGGTGGTGATCCGCGGGGAGATCGGCGACGACCACGACCGCGTCATCGCCGCGCTGCTGCAATCCGGCGCCGTCACCGGCGTTTTCGCCGACCCCGCCATCCAGCCGGTGCTCACCTGCGGCGGCAGCCCCGCGGTCGGCAGCTGGCACGATGTCGAATCCCGGTTGCATGTCACCGATCTGGCGGCGGCCGGGCTCAACGGCACCGGGGTGGCGCTCGCGATCGTCGACACCGGCATCAATGCCGCGCAGGTCGACAAGGTGCGCGGCGGGAATATCGCCATCGATGCCAAGCGCAGCTGGAATCCGCAGGGCGTCGCCGGAACCGCGGGCCAGTTCCCCGTCGACCACGGCTCCATGTGCGCCTTCGACGCCATGATCGCCGCGCCGTCGGCCACCTTCCTGGACATCCCCGTGCTGCGCAGCACCCGGCAGGGCGGGTCGACCATGGACGGGATGCTGTCGGACGCGCTGGCCGCCTACGCGCACCTGCGCACCGTCCTCACCGATCAGCCGCAGGCAACACGGGCGCTGGTGGTCAGCAACAGCTGGGGCATGTTCTCGCCGGAGTGGGACTATCCGGTCGGCCAGCCCGGAAACTATTCGGATAATCCGAACCATCCGTTCAATGTGATCGTGGGTTCGCTGGAGTCGGCCGGGGCCGACATTCTCTTCGCGGCCGGGAACTGCGGGCGCGACTGCCCCGACAGCCGGTGCAATTTCCCGAACAAGCCGATCACCGGGGCCAATTCGCATCCGGACGTGCTGAGCATCGGCGGGGTCGATATCAACGATCAGCGGGTGGGGTATTCGTCGCAGGGGCCGGGGCGGCTGGCCGATCGCAAGCCGGACGTCTGCACCTACACCCACTATCTGGGCTCGACGGTGTTCGGGGCCACCGACCCCGATACCGGCACCTCGGCGGCCTGCCCGACGGCGGCGGGGCTGATCGCGGCGTTCCGCACCAAGTATTCGGCGATCGCGGTGCCGCCCGCGAAGCTCCGCTCGATCGTCCAGCAGACCGCGAAGCACCACGGCACCACCGACTTCGATTACGACTACGGGTACGGCGTCGCCGAGGCCGCGGGGATCCTCGGACAGCTGCGACAGGCGGGCGTACGCGCGTAG